A single window of Solanum dulcamara chromosome 5, daSolDulc1.2, whole genome shotgun sequence DNA harbors:
- the LOC129888533 gene encoding protein INAPERTURATE POLLEN1: MFKAIALFGFKKSSKPFKDYYDGWFKTLKNVLLPQLRHAMSSSATSGPILLASHVEVMHRHFLKYYEALDLAAANDVAQVLYPDWRNPFEKPFLWLGDLHPYLFINLLRSFIGDSESEIDSDIFDKLQNWHVVMAWKSPSRKLTTGVDQIECGLRLMVPALAARARDAQAAFVEKMAAEWGKCKGRKQEMKGVVGESAAAEMEELVGVFVDANRLRRSVLSDILNVTDVNQAAVFLEALAQFLVGFRNRELLSQFDKCSLVL; this comes from the exons ATGTTCAAAGCCATTG cTCTTTTTGGGTTCAAGAAATCTTCGAAGCCATTTAAAGATTACTACGATGGATGGTTCAAGACTCTCAAGAACGTCCTCCTTCCTCAGCTCCGTCACGCCATGTCATCATCCGCCACCTCCGGCCCAATTCTTCTAGCTTCCCACGTCGAGGTAATGCACCGTCACTTCCTGAAATATTACGAAGCCTTAGATCTCGCCGCCGCAAACGACGTCGCTCAGGTACTTTACCCCGATTGGAGAAACCCCTTTGAAAAACCTTTCCTCTGGCTGGGAGATCTTCACCCGTACCTCTTCATAAATCTCCTCCGTTCATTTATCGGCGACTCAGAATCTGAAATTGACTCAGATATATTCGATAAACTGCAAAATTGGCATGTGGTAATGGCGTGGAAGAGTCCGTCGAGGAAATTGACGACTGGGGTCGATCAAATCGAGTGTGGATTGAGGCTAATGGTGCCTGCACTGGCGGCGCGTGCACGCGACGCGCAGGCGGCGTTCGTGGAGAAAATGGCGGCGGAATGGGGGAAATGTAAAGGGCGGAAGCAGGAGATGAAAGGGGTTGTGGGAGAATCAGCTGCGGCGGAGATGGAAGAACTGGTCGGCGTTTTTGTGGATGCGAACAGGCTGCGGAGGAGTGTACTTTCAGATATACTGAACGTGACGGATGTTAATCAGGCGGCGGTTTTTCTCGAAGCTTTAGCTCAATTCCTTGTTGGGTTTCGAAATCGTGAATTGCTCAGTCAGTTTGACAAGTGTTCTTTGGTATTATAG